One window of the Nicotiana tabacum cultivar K326 chromosome 4, ASM71507v2, whole genome shotgun sequence genome contains the following:
- the LOC142180088 gene encoding uncharacterized protein LOC142180088 — protein MAIELNEYDIMYQPRTVIKSQNLADFVADFSREIVPEAEKELQVFTGSNQGTWTLFSDGSSNIKVAGLGIILILPSGESIRQAIKCYPITNNEAKYEVVIAGLELARELAIEQIVIKSDSQLVVNQMQRTYIAREARMQQYLEKARELIRQFQS, from the coding sequence ATGGCTATAGAACTCAACGAATATGATATTATGTACCAACCTAGAACTgtaataaaatcacaaaatttaGCAGATTTTGTAGCGGATTTCAGCAGAGAAATAGTTCCTGAAGCAGAAAAGGAACTACAGGTATTCACCGGATCTAATCAAGGTACATGGACTCTATTTTCTGATGGCTCCTCAAATATTAAAGTAGCAGGTTTAGGTATTATTTTAATCCTACCTTCGGGAGAAAGTATAAGACAAGCAATAAAATGTTATCCCattactaacaatgaagcaaAGTACGAagttgtgattgcaggtttagaactggcacgagaACTGGCTATAGAGCAAATCGTAATTAAAAGTGATTCTCAGCTGGTAGTTAACCAGATGCAGAGGACTTATATAGCTAGAGAGGCACGAATGCAGCAATATTTGGAAAAGGCACGAGAATTGATAAGACAATTTCAATCATAG